The proteins below are encoded in one region of Aquisphaera giovannonii:
- a CDS encoding universal stress protein → MSLFRKILVAADFSPGSRDAFDTACSLAGGDEARLTILHVRPELEGRGPEEGREAAIDRLREAYVPDRPLAVEYLVRDGEPRDVLIAGAAERRPDLLVMGTHGRTGLGRLVMGSVAEEVLRRAACPVLIRRSRRGDDAGRPARRPARVILHPTDFSASSDAALRVARALARDQGAKLVLLHVLQVLAAAHIDVPPTVEDPEICRQTLQSMCEALDDQDLRQSVTPQLKLGQPISEILRAAEDDRCDLLVMGTHGRTGLGRLLMGSMAEEVLRRTTCPVLLVRAGLTTPAEAEHALAGGRAGTQGAAAPRPG, encoded by the coding sequence ATGTCACTCTTCCGCAAGATCCTCGTCGCGGCCGACTTCTCGCCCGGCTCGAGGGACGCCTTCGACACGGCCTGCTCCCTCGCCGGCGGGGACGAGGCACGCCTGACCATCCTCCATGTCCGGCCGGAGCTCGAGGGGCGCGGCCCCGAGGAGGGCCGCGAGGCGGCGATCGACCGCCTCCGCGAGGCCTACGTCCCCGATCGCCCGCTGGCCGTGGAATACCTCGTACGCGACGGCGAGCCCAGGGACGTGCTGATCGCCGGGGCCGCGGAGCGGCGGCCCGACCTGCTGGTCATGGGGACGCACGGCCGCACCGGCCTGGGCCGCCTGGTGATGGGAAGCGTGGCCGAGGAGGTGCTCCGCCGCGCGGCCTGCCCGGTGCTCATCCGCCGGTCCCGCCGCGGCGACGACGCGGGGCGTCCCGCGAGGCGGCCCGCGCGCGTCATCCTCCATCCGACGGACTTCTCGGCGTCGTCCGACGCCGCCCTCCGCGTGGCCCGCGCCCTGGCCCGCGACCAGGGGGCGAAGCTGGTCCTCCTGCACGTCCTCCAGGTCCTCGCCGCCGCCCACATCGACGTGCCGCCCACGGTGGAGGATCCGGAGATCTGCAGGCAGACCCTGCAGTCGATGTGCGAGGCCCTGGACGACCAGGACCTCCGGCAGTCCGTGACGCCGCAACTGAAGCTCGGCCAGCCGATCTCCGAGATCCTCAGGGCGGCGGAGGACGACCGGTGCGACCTGCTGGTCATGGGGACGCACGGCCGCACCGGCCTGGGCCGCCTGCTGATGGGCAGCATGGCCGAGGAGGTGCTCCGCCGCACGACCTGCCCCGTCCTCCTGGTCCGCGCCGGCCTGACGACCCCGGCCGAGGCGGAGCACGCCCTGGCGGGCGGACGGGCCGGCACGCAGGGAGCGGCCGCCCCCCGCCCGGGCTGA
- a CDS encoding Hsp20/alpha crystallin family protein, translating to MAEVKEAPRTRAEPPKGKSPATEIEHRPAASPGTWAEHPFAFMHRFAEEMDRLFDDFGLRVPRLVGRGRELLRREAGLIPAEWSPRIDVQRKDGSLVVRVDLPGLSKEDIKVEVADEQLTIRGERKQEEKGEHEGYSYTECSYGSFYRVIPLPEGVDAAKASAEFHNGVLEVAMPAMPAKAPQARRLEVRDKS from the coding sequence ATGGCGGAGGTGAAAGAGGCACCCAGGACCAGGGCCGAGCCCCCGAAGGGCAAGTCGCCGGCGACGGAGATCGAACACCGCCCGGCGGCCTCCCCGGGCACGTGGGCCGAGCACCCGTTCGCCTTCATGCACCGGTTCGCCGAGGAGATGGATCGGCTCTTCGACGACTTCGGCCTCCGCGTGCCGCGCCTCGTCGGCCGCGGCCGCGAGCTGCTGCGGCGCGAGGCTGGGCTGATCCCGGCCGAGTGGTCGCCCCGCATCGACGTCCAGCGGAAGGACGGCAGCCTCGTCGTCCGGGTCGACCTGCCCGGGCTTTCAAAGGAGGACATCAAGGTCGAGGTCGCCGACGAGCAGCTCACGATCCGGGGGGAGCGGAAGCAGGAGGAGAAGGGGGAGCACGAGGGCTACAGCTACACCGAGTGCTCCTACGGCAGCTTCTACCGCGTCATCCCGCTGCCCGAGGGCGTCGATGCCGCGAAGGCCTCGGCCGAATTCCACAACGGCGTGCTCGAGGTCGCCATGCCGGCGATGCCGGCGAAGGCGCCGCAGGCCCGCCGGCTGGAGGTCCGGGACAAGTCGTAG
- a CDS encoding dodecin family protein, translated as MNTRTTLEEPAASPRAEHARSPAVIRVVEMVGVSTEGWEDAVRQAVARASRTVRHLTGIDVVRRSGVVRDGRIAEYHAAVKAAFIVEPAGAAGGGATSGAAATPADDNFGIWGSASDIQ; from the coding sequence ATGAACACGAGAACCACGCTCGAGGAGCCCGCCGCGTCGCCCCGCGCCGAGCATGCCCGATCCCCGGCGGTGATCCGGGTGGTCGAGATGGTCGGGGTCTCGACGGAGGGCTGGGAAGACGCCGTCAGGCAGGCGGTGGCCCGCGCCTCGCGGACCGTCCGGCACCTCACGGGGATCGACGTGGTCCGCCGCTCCGGCGTCGTCCGCGACGGCCGGATCGCGGAGTACCACGCCGCCGTCAAGGCGGCCTTCATCGTTGAGCCGGCGGGCGCCGCCGGGGGCGGGGCCACATCCGGGGCGGCCGCAACACCGGCCGACGACAATTTCGGCATCTGGGGCTCCGCCAGCGACATCCAGTAG
- a CDS encoding dodecin family protein yields the protein MATKKTHADGGAVVRVAEMVGTSTEGWEDAAQRAVARASETIRHVTGLDLIRSTAVVKDGRIAEYHATVKVAFVVEPAAIES from the coding sequence ATGGCGACGAAGAAGACGCACGCGGACGGCGGCGCGGTGGTCCGGGTGGCCGAGATGGTGGGCACCTCCACCGAGGGCTGGGAGGACGCGGCCCAACGCGCGGTGGCGCGAGCCTCGGAGACCATCCGCCACGTCACGGGACTGGACCTGATCCGCAGCACCGCCGTCGTGAAGGACGGGCGGATCGCGGAGTACCATGCCACCGTCAAGGTGGCCTTCGTCGTCGAGCCGGCGGCGATCGAGTCGTAA
- a CDS encoding DUF2267 domain-containing protein has protein sequence MNAAIHAPFEGTIRTTSTWLSELTEGLEWDDPHRAYRALRSVLHALRDRLTVAEAVDLGAQLPMLIRGLYYEGWTPNHKPVRERRREDFLAHIAAAFRDDPEVSPEGVAWAVFEVLQRHVSAGEIGDVKAILPAEIRTLWPRTEAHRGS, from the coding sequence ATGAACGCGGCCATCCATGCTCCGTTCGAGGGCACGATCCGTACGACGAGCACCTGGCTCAGCGAGCTGACCGAGGGCCTGGAGTGGGACGACCCTCATCGGGCCTACCGCGCCCTGCGGTCGGTGCTCCACGCGCTGCGAGACCGCCTGACCGTGGCGGAGGCCGTGGACCTGGGGGCCCAGCTCCCGATGCTCATCCGCGGGCTGTACTACGAAGGCTGGACCCCGAACCACAAGCCGGTCAGGGAACGCAGGAGGGAGGACTTCCTGGCCCACATCGCGGCGGCCTTCCGGGACGACCCCGAGGTCTCCCCCGAAGGCGTCGCCTGGGCCGTCTTCGAGGTCCTGCAACGGCACGTCTCCGCCGGGGAGATCGGCGACGTCAAGGCGATCCTCCCCGCGGAGATCCGCACGCTCTGGCCGAGGACCGAGGCGCACCGAGGCTCGTGA
- a CDS encoding sulfite exporter TauE/SafE family protein has product MSGAGTIGAWFLLLACGWLAGTISGAAGFGGALILLPVLAFAVGGKAAVPMLTVAQLLGNLSRAGFGRREIRWRPAGLFCLGAVPASVAGARLFVGLESAVVLRFVGGLLLLVVALRHTRLGRRKLPVGLLVPVGAVVGLVSAVAGSAGPLGAAAFLGLGLPPQGYVASEAATAVAMHATKSLVYGRYGALTLEDGLRGLLLGGSLVLGSWTGRKVLDRLPERWFGILVEVLLLVSAVALLRG; this is encoded by the coding sequence GTGAGCGGAGCCGGGACGATCGGAGCCTGGTTCTTGCTGCTGGCGTGCGGATGGCTCGCCGGGACGATCTCCGGGGCGGCGGGGTTCGGCGGGGCGCTGATCCTCCTGCCCGTGCTCGCGTTCGCGGTGGGCGGCAAGGCAGCGGTGCCGATGCTGACGGTCGCCCAGCTCCTGGGGAACCTCTCGCGGGCCGGCTTCGGCCGGCGGGAGATCCGCTGGCGGCCCGCCGGCCTGTTCTGCCTCGGGGCCGTCCCGGCGAGCGTCGCCGGGGCACGCCTGTTCGTGGGGCTCGAATCGGCCGTCGTCCTCAGATTCGTCGGGGGCCTGCTGCTCCTGGTCGTCGCCTTGCGGCACACGAGGCTCGGGAGACGCAAGCTGCCCGTGGGGCTCCTCGTCCCGGTCGGCGCCGTGGTGGGGCTCGTCTCGGCCGTCGCCGGGAGTGCCGGCCCACTCGGGGCCGCCGCGTTCCTCGGCCTGGGCCTGCCCCCGCAGGGCTACGTCGCCAGCGAGGCGGCGACCGCGGTGGCGATGCACGCGACCAAGTCCCTCGTCTACGGCCGATACGGGGCCCTGACCCTCGAAGACGGCCTCCGCGGCCTGCTCCTGGGCGGCTCCCTGGTCCTCGGCTCCTGGACCGGCCGGAAGGTCCTCGACCGCCTGCCGGAACGGTGGTTCGGCATTCTCGTCGAGGTGCTCCTCCTCGTCTCGGCCGTCGCCCTCCTCCGAGGATAG
- a CDS encoding metalloregulator ArsR/SmtB family transcription factor, with the protein MPSKRSIQAEATCCPPGGPCSGRVPLGERPLLSFVDAVKVMALFKVLANDTRIRILHHIIRSGEATVTDIARTLGMKPQAVSNQLVRLSDTRMLASRREGNNVYYRVQNGCVAPLLDLALCLMEDERRPEWSDGG; encoded by the coding sequence ATGCCGTCGAAGCGATCCATCCAGGCCGAAGCGACGTGCTGCCCGCCCGGCGGGCCGTGCTCGGGGCGGGTGCCGCTCGGGGAGCGGCCGCTGCTGTCGTTCGTCGATGCGGTCAAGGTCATGGCGCTGTTCAAGGTGCTGGCCAACGACACCCGGATCCGGATCCTGCACCACATCATCCGGAGCGGCGAGGCGACGGTGACGGACATCGCGAGGACCCTGGGGATGAAGCCCCAGGCGGTCTCGAACCAGCTCGTGCGGCTCTCCGACACGCGGATGCTGGCCTCCCGACGCGAGGGGAACAACGTCTACTACCGGGTCCAGAACGGGTGCGTGGCGCCCCTGCTGGACCTCGCTCTGTGCCTCATGGAGGACGAGCGAAGGCCCGAATGGTCCGACGGAGGATAG
- the arsM gene encoding arsenite methyltransferase — translation MSKAIEDAVREKYGAIGASSLSNEHAGVRGVAEAFGYTAEELASIPAEANMGLSCGNPTATANLRPGEVVVDLGSGGGLDVFLAARKVGPTGRAIGIDMTPEMLARARASAERQGLSNVEFLESTIDRLPLPDASVDCVISNCVINLAPDKQAVLREIARVLKPGGRVAVSDIALRKPLPPEIGNDLLAYVGCIAGAIPIEDYVAGLKAAGFTAVEVVDTRRDLNAYAKVENQAGCCSPPADSSAPRLPVVSGSCCSNESGTAVHGGLAELLRKYDVNEFASSVQVFAVKP, via the coding sequence ATGTCGAAGGCGATCGAAGACGCGGTGCGCGAGAAGTACGGGGCCATCGGGGCGAGCTCGCTGTCCAACGAGCACGCCGGCGTGCGGGGCGTGGCGGAGGCCTTCGGCTACACGGCCGAGGAGCTCGCCAGCATCCCGGCCGAGGCCAACATGGGCCTGTCCTGCGGGAACCCGACGGCGACGGCCAACCTCCGGCCCGGCGAGGTCGTCGTGGACCTGGGCTCCGGAGGCGGCCTGGATGTCTTCCTCGCCGCGAGGAAGGTCGGCCCGACGGGCAGGGCCATCGGCATCGACATGACGCCCGAGATGCTCGCCCGTGCTCGGGCGAGCGCGGAGCGTCAGGGCCTCTCCAACGTCGAGTTCCTTGAGTCCACGATCGACAGGCTTCCGCTCCCGGATGCCTCGGTGGACTGCGTGATCTCCAACTGCGTCATCAACCTCGCCCCGGACAAGCAGGCGGTGCTCCGCGAGATCGCCCGCGTGCTGAAGCCGGGCGGCCGCGTGGCGGTGTCCGACATCGCGCTCAGGAAGCCGCTCCCGCCCGAGATCGGCAACGACCTGCTCGCCTACGTCGGCTGCATCGCCGGGGCGATCCCCATCGAGGATTACGTGGCGGGCCTGAAGGCCGCCGGGTTCACCGCGGTGGAGGTCGTCGACACGAGGCGCGACCTGAACGCCTACGCGAAGGTCGAGAATCAGGCGGGCTGCTGCTCCCCCCCGGCCGACTCGTCCGCGCCCCGGCTCCCGGTGGTGAGCGGCTCTTGCTGCTCCAACGAGTCGGGGACCGCCGTCCACGGCGGCCTGGCCGAGCTGCTCCGGAAGTACGACGTGAACGAGTTCGCTTCGAGCGTCCAGGTCTTCGCGGTCAAGCCCTGA
- a CDS encoding low molecular weight phosphatase family protein yields MTPDVFHTLSGPGDPLDPADIARAPGAASPESRARLAPSLRRHAEYLTTTFDMIDEPHREAGGRLARWLASSYEPGKPLHVVVVCTGNSRRSILGSSMGNLAAAYCGMPEIRFHSGGTAPTAFNARTASALRAIGFAVEPTGAEAPRGGPETANPIYRVSWGEGLEATEFSKHYSDRANPQGGFAALMVCGEADDGCPFVKGATLRLSMPYLDPKIYDDGAYEAAKYAERRDDIGRLMLWAVVQARGELASKAPAAG; encoded by the coding sequence ATGACCCCCGACGTCTTCCACACGCTCTCGGGCCCCGGTGATCCGCTCGATCCGGCCGATATCGCGCGTGCGCCGGGTGCGGCCTCTCCCGAGAGTCGGGCGAGGCTCGCCCCCTCGCTCAGGAGGCACGCCGAGTACCTCACCACCACCTTCGACATGATCGACGAGCCGCACCGCGAGGCCGGCGGGAGGCTCGCCCGCTGGCTCGCGTCGAGTTACGAACCCGGCAAGCCGCTGCATGTCGTGGTCGTCTGCACCGGCAACTCGCGCCGGAGCATCCTGGGCTCCTCGATGGGGAACCTCGCCGCGGCCTACTGCGGGATGCCGGAGATCCGCTTCCACAGCGGCGGGACGGCCCCCACGGCGTTCAACGCGCGGACGGCGTCGGCGCTGAGGGCGATCGGCTTCGCGGTCGAGCCGACCGGGGCCGAGGCGCCGCGGGGCGGGCCGGAGACCGCCAATCCGATCTACCGCGTCTCGTGGGGCGAGGGGCTCGAGGCGACCGAGTTCTCCAAGCACTACTCCGACCGGGCCAACCCGCAGGGCGGCTTCGCGGCGCTCATGGTGTGCGGCGAGGCCGACGACGGCTGCCCCTTCGTGAAGGGGGCGACGCTCCGCCTCTCGATGCCCTACCTCGACCCCAAGATCTACGACGACGGCGCCTACGAGGCGGCCAAGTACGCCGAGCGTCGCGACGACATCGGCCGGCTCATGCTCTGGGCGGTGGTGCAGGCCCGCGGCGAGCTGGCCTCGAAGGCGCCGGCCGCCGGCTGA
- a CDS encoding ribosomal RNA small subunit methyltransferase A: MPAPARQTQSYLRGLFARHGISPRHHLGQNFLIDLNIHELIVDSAELAAGDVVLEVGTGAGALTALMGSRGATVVAVEVDPGMAALTREAVADMPAVRVIHSDALANKNTLSPALIEAVEEAMARGGAARPGDGGRAPASSGGTSPSPLVGEGRGEVAARAVDEGRARGAEEARPSEVPHPGGGGRPLSLALPHGGGRGQEPGSEGRGEGVGEPPTSQAPLCPLKLVANLPYSVATPVISNLLVSPRLSPFLLVVTIQRELADRMLAAPSTPGYGSLAILVQALADVELVRVLQPQVFWPRPKVESAVVRIRPSAERRASIDVPWFHDVVRKAFLHRRKNLRHVLAGMWPDRWTKPDVDAFLAPLSIEGSLRAEALTVPQFLALAAALKGRWSTAPAVGEEEWQGEDGEPSADEAPAGQ; this comes from the coding sequence ATGCCCGCCCCCGCCCGCCAGACGCAGTCGTACCTCCGCGGCCTGTTCGCCCGGCATGGGATCTCGCCCCGGCACCACCTGGGCCAGAACTTCCTCATCGACCTGAACATCCACGAGCTGATCGTGGACTCCGCCGAGCTGGCCGCGGGCGACGTGGTCCTGGAGGTGGGCACCGGCGCCGGGGCCCTCACCGCGCTCATGGGCTCGCGGGGCGCGACCGTCGTGGCCGTCGAGGTCGACCCCGGCATGGCCGCCCTCACCCGGGAGGCCGTCGCCGACATGCCCGCCGTCCGCGTGATCCATTCGGACGCCCTGGCGAACAAGAACACGCTCAGCCCCGCGCTGATCGAGGCCGTGGAGGAGGCGATGGCCCGTGGGGGAGCCGCACGCCCCGGGGACGGGGGACGCGCCCCGGCATCCTCAGGGGGCACATCCCCCTCCCCCCTGGTGGGGGAGGGTCGGGGAGAGGTGGCCGCGCGGGCCGTCGATGAGGGGCGAGCAAGGGGAGCGGAAGAGGCACGTCCATCGGAGGTTCCTCATCCCGGCGGAGGCGGTCGCCCCCTCTCCCTAGCCCTCCCCCACGGTGGGGGGAGGGGACAGGAGCCCGGAAGCGAGGGCAGGGGGGAAGGCGTGGGCGAGCCTCCCACCTCGCAAGCTCCGCTCTGCCCGCTGAAGCTCGTCGCGAACCTTCCCTACAGCGTGGCCACGCCGGTGATCTCCAACCTCCTGGTCTCGCCGCGGCTCTCGCCCTTCCTCCTGGTCGTGACGATCCAGCGAGAGCTGGCGGACCGGATGCTCGCGGCGCCTTCGACGCCGGGGTACGGGTCGCTGGCGATCCTCGTCCAGGCCCTGGCTGACGTGGAACTCGTGCGGGTGCTCCAGCCCCAGGTCTTCTGGCCGCGCCCGAAGGTGGAATCCGCCGTCGTGCGGATCCGGCCGTCGGCGGAGCGTCGGGCCTCGATCGACGTGCCCTGGTTCCACGACGTCGTCCGCAAGGCGTTCCTCCACCGCCGCAAGAACCTCCGCCACGTCCTGGCCGGCATGTGGCCCGACCGCTGGACCAAGCCCGACGTGGACGCCTTCCTCGCCCCCCTCTCCATCGAGGGCTCCCTCCGCGCCGAGGCCCTCACCGTCCCTCAGTTCCTCGCCCTGGCCGCCGCCCTGAAGGGGCGCTGGAGCACCGCGCCGGCGGTGGGTGAGGAGGAATGGCAGGGCGAGGACGGCGAGCCATCTGCCGACGAGGCCCCGGCCGGGCAGTAG
- a CDS encoding riboflavin synthase, with product MFTGLVEVLGRVERAADEGAGKRFTLSWPGLREPLPIGESVAVNGCCLTVVAADGEAFDVQAGPETLLRTNLGARRPGDRVNLERSLRVGDRLGGHFVQGHVDATAVLKARRTEGEWEFLAFGLDPSWMRLLVPKGSIAVDGVSLTLVDVDPDGFSVMLIPHTLAVTTLGLLRPGDAANIEADMLAKHVEKLLAGRGT from the coding sequence GTGTTCACCGGGCTGGTCGAGGTGCTGGGCAGGGTCGAGCGGGCGGCCGACGAGGGCGCGGGCAAGCGGTTCACGCTGAGCTGGCCGGGGCTGCGGGAGCCGTTGCCGATCGGCGAGAGCGTCGCGGTCAACGGATGCTGCCTGACCGTCGTCGCGGCCGACGGCGAGGCCTTCGACGTCCAGGCCGGCCCCGAGACCCTGCTCCGCACGAACCTCGGCGCGAGGCGCCCGGGGGACCGCGTCAACCTCGAGCGCTCCCTCCGCGTCGGCGACCGGCTGGGCGGCCACTTCGTCCAGGGGCACGTGGACGCCACGGCCGTCCTGAAGGCGCGGCGGACCGAGGGCGAGTGGGAGTTCCTCGCCTTCGGCCTGGACCCGTCGTGGATGCGGCTCCTGGTGCCCAAGGGCTCGATCGCCGTGGACGGGGTGAGCCTGACCCTGGTGGACGTGGATCCCGACGGCTTCTCCGTGATGCTGATCCCCCACACGCTCGCCGTCACCACGCTGGGGCTCCTCCGCCCCGGCGACGCCGCGAACATCGAGGCCGACATGCTGGCCAAGCACGTCGAGAAGCTCCTGGCCGGCCGGGGCACCTGA
- a CDS encoding aldo/keto reductase — protein MKPPLNRRDFLAQTAAGAAMATAATAATGTAMAGSSRLAKNALPENPTQKVTLGKTGIQVSLVGMGTGSVGSNQASNQTRLGVQGFTKVVRHCLDRGVTFFDVADQYGSHTYLREALKGVPRDQYVIQTKTHATNVADAKSHLERYRMELGVDYIDIVLLHCMTKDGWPVDNRGSMEYLMQAKEEKLIRAHGTSCHGMAPLRTSAKNPFVEVDLARINPEGLIMDDRKPDEVASVLEEMHTAGKGVIGMKILGEGRIRDPEKKDASLRYVLGLGTVDAFIIGFENTDQVDDLLKRTADAIAFLKG, from the coding sequence ATGAAGCCGCCCCTCAACCGCCGCGACTTCCTCGCGCAGACCGCGGCCGGCGCCGCGATGGCCACCGCGGCCACGGCCGCGACCGGGACCGCGATGGCGGGCTCGAGCCGCCTCGCCAAGAACGCCCTGCCGGAGAACCCGACGCAGAAGGTGACCCTCGGCAAGACCGGCATCCAGGTCTCCCTGGTGGGCATGGGCACTGGCAGCGTCGGCTCCAACCAGGCGAGCAACCAGACCCGGCTGGGCGTGCAGGGCTTCACCAAGGTGGTCCGCCACTGCCTGGACAGGGGCGTCACGTTCTTCGACGTGGCCGATCAGTACGGCTCGCACACGTACCTGCGGGAGGCCCTCAAGGGCGTCCCCCGCGACCAGTACGTCATCCAGACCAAGACCCACGCGACGAACGTCGCCGACGCGAAGAGCCACCTGGAGCGCTACCGGATGGAGCTTGGCGTCGATTACATCGACATCGTGCTCCTGCACTGCATGACCAAGGACGGCTGGCCGGTGGACAACCGCGGGTCGATGGAATACCTGATGCAGGCCAAGGAGGAGAAGCTCATCCGCGCCCACGGCACGAGCTGCCACGGCATGGCCCCGCTGCGGACCTCCGCCAAGAACCCGTTCGTCGAGGTGGACCTCGCCCGGATCAACCCCGAGGGGCTGATCATGGACGACCGCAAGCCCGACGAGGTCGCCTCGGTCCTCGAGGAGATGCACACCGCCGGCAAGGGCGTCATCGGCATGAAGATCCTCGGCGAGGGCCGGATCCGCGACCCCGAGAAGAAGGACGCCTCCCTCCGCTACGTCCTGGGCCTCGGCACCGTCGACGCCTTCATCATCGGCTTCGAGAACACCGACCAGGTCGACGACCTCCTCAAGCGGACGGCCGACGCCATCGCGTTCCTGAAGGGCTGA
- a CDS encoding helix-turn-helix domain-containing protein: MGHSERGPGDLIGPSELHKVLPFEPAETSVPLRWGGLDVVHFRATPAFEIDYAGQTHHGFTLFIRPPERFALRFDGVTRHRPPPAGSIILVPAGIPVQARSSGFNDVLHVFLEPGVVERAAAEAFGLDPARMRIPPLDGLQDPRFRAIMLAVRDELTAEGGGDRLAVESLGNLLAVHLLRQVVAPRRPERGPDGAMPRGRLRAVVEYIEDHLEAGTSLERMAAAARLSPYHFARQFKAATGLPPHQFVILRRVERAKQLLHAGDLSLSEVAAQAGFSSQSALGHHFKRLVGVTPRQFRLSARIG, from the coding sequence ATGGGCCATTCGGAGCGGGGCCCCGGCGACCTGATCGGGCCCTCGGAGTTGCACAAGGTCCTCCCATTCGAACCGGCCGAGACGAGCGTCCCGTTGCGGTGGGGGGGGCTGGATGTCGTCCACTTCCGTGCGACGCCCGCCTTCGAGATCGACTACGCGGGCCAGACGCACCACGGCTTCACCCTCTTCATCCGGCCGCCAGAGAGGTTCGCCTTGCGGTTCGACGGGGTCACGCGACACAGGCCGCCCCCGGCCGGGTCGATCATCCTCGTGCCGGCCGGCATCCCGGTCCAGGCCCGCTCGAGCGGGTTCAACGACGTCCTTCATGTCTTCCTGGAGCCGGGGGTGGTCGAGCGGGCGGCGGCGGAGGCATTCGGCCTCGACCCTGCGCGGATGCGGATCCCGCCGCTGGATGGGCTGCAAGATCCCCGATTCCGGGCCATCATGCTGGCAGTCCGCGACGAGCTGACCGCCGAGGGCGGCGGGGACCGGCTCGCCGTCGAGTCCCTGGGCAACCTCCTGGCCGTCCACCTGCTCCGCCAAGTCGTGGCACCACGGCGGCCCGAGCGAGGGCCGGACGGCGCGATGCCGCGAGGGCGGCTCCGCGCCGTCGTCGAGTACATCGAGGATCATCTCGAGGCCGGCACCAGCCTTGAGCGGATGGCGGCGGCCGCCCGCCTCAGCCCCTACCACTTCGCCCGCCAGTTCAAGGCCGCCACCGGGCTGCCTCCGCATCAGTTCGTCATCCTGCGCCGGGTCGAGCGGGCCAAACAGCTCCTGCACGCCGGGGACCTGTCCCTATCGGAGGTCGCCGCGCAGGCCGGCTTCTCGAGCCAGAGCGCGCTCGGCCATCACTTCAAGCGCCTCGTCGGCGTCACCCCGCGCCAATTCCGATTGTCCGCAAGAATCGGATAA